One Nostoc punctiforme PCC 73102 DNA window includes the following coding sequences:
- a CDS encoding EAL domain-containing protein produces the protein MLGNEREKIRHLLVIKDLRGRRTVPLREATYSLGRHPANTIVLVSRSVSMQHAILLRVTVPETDQYGFQIIDGNFKGKGSTNGLFINGTKAFSHNLRNGDTIDFGSHQAQAKYYAISNISEEVFSESFDVEDLSGFLSEQASPANPFQTLAIDPSLEAASESALARLASFPELIPNPIVEMDFEGIVTYINPAATLKFPKLREVGTEHPILAGLLSTVKNLEKNSFVREVEVDTEVFEQSVLYLPQSDLIRTFIIRDITEQKQATAELRQRDRLLQAVAEAANYLLGEMNYETGIEQALAILGEAAKADRAYLFQNHPHPATGEIAVSLRFEWTQSLIKSTHHHWQNQVYQGSGLARWYTVLRSGQSISGLTQKFPIAEQEFLIRDGIQSLLLVPLRLENECWGYLGLADCTFERHWSKHEESTLLTMAASIIGARQRQQVEEKIRYQALHDMLTGLPNRLLFNELLSKTLPNATRNSESLAVIFLDLDRFKVINDTLGHTLGDQLLKNVAQRLQDLLRGGDTIARWGGDEFTILLPRVTDIEEVTQVAYRILQTLEDPFYLQGHELYVTASLGIALLDNNSPDAETLIQHADAALYYAKDKGRNNYQFYSVSLSAKNPELLTLEKSLRYALEREEFTVFYQPRVNIGTGEITGMEALLRWQHPEMGLVAPSVFIPLAEESGLIIAIGEWVLRTACMQNKTWQDSGLPPITMAVNLSLKQFRQPKLVEIITRVLEQTGLDAHFLELEIMETTAIEDLGFTRTVLEELKQMGVNISIDDFGTGHSSLSRLQLLPLHNLKIDQSFMRDLQPDSKVAHIIQAIVTLGHSLGLKLTAEGVETAEQLEFLKSINCEEVQGYFFYRPLPEQKATEILESKRPII, from the coding sequence ATGTTAGGAAATGAGCGGGAAAAAATACGCCATCTGTTGGTCATCAAAGACCTGCGAGGGCGGAGAACTGTCCCCCTGCGAGAGGCTACTTATTCTCTGGGGCGGCATCCTGCAAATACCATTGTCTTGGTTTCCCGGTCAGTATCAATGCAACACGCAATTTTGTTGCGAGTAACTGTTCCAGAGACTGACCAATATGGCTTCCAAATTATTGATGGCAACTTCAAGGGTAAAGGAAGTACTAATGGCTTATTTATAAATGGTACTAAAGCCTTTTCTCATAATCTTAGAAATGGAGATACCATTGACTTTGGCAGTCATCAAGCTCAGGCTAAATATTATGCTATTTCCAACATTTCAGAAGAAGTATTTTCTGAATCTTTTGATGTTGAAGACTTATCTGGCTTCCTATCAGAGCAAGCCAGTCCTGCAAATCCTTTTCAAACCCTAGCTATCGATCCCAGCTTGGAAGCAGCTAGTGAGTCTGCCTTAGCTCGTCTAGCATCTTTCCCTGAACTCATCCCCAATCCAATTGTTGAGATGGATTTTGAGGGAATAGTTACTTATATCAATCCTGCTGCTACTCTCAAGTTTCCCAAACTTAGGGAAGTTGGCACAGAACACCCAATATTAGCAGGACTCCTGAGTACGGTTAAAAATTTAGAAAAAAATTCTTTTGTGCGGGAGGTGGAAGTAGATACAGAAGTTTTTGAACAATCCGTTCTCTACCTTCCTCAAAGTGATTTAATTAGAACTTTTATTATTAGGGATATTACAGAGCAAAAACAAGCTACAGCCGAATTGCGTCAGCGCGATCGCTTGCTGCAAGCAGTTGCAGAAGCCGCTAATTATTTGCTGGGGGAAATGAATTACGAAACTGGTATTGAGCAAGCTTTAGCTATACTGGGCGAAGCTGCCAAGGCAGATCGTGCTTATCTTTTTCAGAACCATCCCCATCCTGCTACAGGGGAAATAGCAGTCAGTTTGCGGTTTGAATGGACGCAATCTTTAATTAAATCTACCCACCACCATTGGCAGAATCAGGTTTATCAAGGTTCTGGATTAGCCCGTTGGTATACTGTTCTCCGTAGCGGCCAGTCAATTAGCGGACTCACCCAAAAATTTCCGATCGCCGAACAAGAATTCCTCATTAGAGATGGCATTCAATCCCTTCTTCTGGTTCCTCTCCGCTTGGAGAATGAGTGCTGGGGCTATCTTGGCTTGGCAGACTGCACCTTTGAGCGTCATTGGTCAAAGCACGAAGAATCTACACTTTTGACAATGGCCGCTAGTATCATTGGTGCCCGGCAACGTCAGCAAGTAGAAGAAAAGATTCGCTATCAAGCCCTCCATGACATGCTGACAGGCTTGCCCAATCGCCTACTATTTAACGAACTGCTTAGTAAAACTCTGCCCAATGCCACTCGCAATAGCGAAAGTTTAGCTGTGATCTTTCTCGACTTGGATCGCTTCAAAGTGATTAATGACACCCTGGGGCATACCTTGGGAGACCAGTTGTTAAAAAACGTCGCTCAAAGATTACAAGATTTACTCAGAGGGGGAGACACTATAGCCCGTTGGGGAGGCGATGAGTTTACTATCTTACTCCCACGAGTTACTGATATTGAAGAAGTAACGCAAGTGGCGTACAGAATTTTACAAACCTTAGAAGATCCTTTTTATCTCCAAGGGCATGAACTTTATGTGACTGCGAGCCTCGGTATTGCGTTGCTTGATAACAACAGTCCTGATGCCGAAACACTAATCCAGCACGCGGATGCCGCTTTATACTATGCCAAAGACAAAGGGCGGAATAACTATCAATTTTACAGTGTTTCTCTGAGCGCCAAGAATCCCGAACTTCTGACTTTAGAAAAGAGTTTGCGCTATGCCCTAGAACGTGAAGAATTTACGGTGTTCTATCAACCTCGTGTGAACATTGGCACAGGAGAAATTACTGGTATGGAGGCTCTGTTGCGTTGGCAGCACCCAGAAATGGGATTGGTAGCACCCAGTGTCTTCATTCCCCTCGCCGAAGAAAGCGGATTAATTATCGCCATCGGCGAATGGGTGCTACGGACAGCCTGTATGCAAAATAAAACCTGGCAAGATTCAGGATTGCCACCTATAACTATGGCTGTCAATCTTTCTCTAAAGCAGTTCCGCCAACCCAAATTGGTGGAGATTATAACCAGAGTTTTAGAGCAAACGGGTCTAGATGCCCACTTTTTAGAATTAGAAATTATGGAAACCACAGCCATTGAGGACTTGGGTTTTACCAGAACGGTGTTAGAGGAGCTAAAGCAGATGGGTGTTAACATCTCCATTGATGACTTTGGTACGGGTCACTCTTCGCTCTCGCGCCTACAGCTTTTGCCACTCCACAATCTCAAAATAGATCAGTCTTTCATGAGGGATTTGCAGCCGGATTCCAAAGTAGCTCATATTATTCAGGCCATAGTTACCTTGGGACACAGCTTGGGATTGAAGTTGACAGCCGAAGGGGTGGAAACAGCAGAGCAATTGGAGTTCTTGAAATCTATCAACTGTGAAGAGGTACAGGGCTATTTCTTCTACCGCCCACTTCCTGAACAGAAAGCAACAGAAATCCTCGAGAGTAAACGACCAATCATCTAG
- the lpdA gene encoding dihydrolipoyl dehydrogenase produces the protein MSQGFDYDLVIIGAGVGGHGAALHAVSCGLKTAIIEAGDMGGTCVNRGCIPSKALLAASGRVRELRNAHHLKSLGIQIGSVEFDRQAIANHANNLVSKIQGDLTNSLKRLGVDIIRGWGKIAGAQKVAVTGDGAEKIITAKDIILSPGSIPFVPPGIEVDGKTVFTSDQGVKLESLPDWVAIIGSGYIGLEFSDVYSALGCEITLIEALDQLMPGFDRDIAKLAERVLITPRDIETKVGIYAKKVTPGSPVVIELANFKTKEDVDVIEVDACLVATGRIPATKNLGLESVGIELDRRNFIPVDDRMAVLSAGEVVPNVWAIGDANGKMMLAHAASAQGIIAVENIVGRERIVDYRSIPAAAFTHPEVSYVGLTETAAKELGQTEGFEIATSRSYFKGNSKALAENEADGIAKVIYRKDTGEVLGVHIFGLHASDLIHEASAAIANRQSVQSLAHLVHAHPTLSEVLDEAYKRAIAI, from the coding sequence GTGAGTCAAGGATTTGATTACGATTTAGTCATTATCGGCGCTGGTGTAGGCGGACATGGCGCAGCCTTACACGCCGTAAGTTGTGGTTTAAAAACAGCGATTATTGAAGCTGGTGATATGGGAGGAACCTGTGTTAATCGGGGTTGTATTCCTTCTAAAGCGCTACTGGCGGCATCTGGACGTGTGCGGGAGTTACGCAATGCCCACCACCTCAAATCGCTGGGAATTCAAATTGGTAGCGTGGAATTCGATCGCCAAGCGATCGCTAATCATGCTAATAATCTCGTCTCGAAAATTCAAGGGGATTTAACCAACAGTCTCAAACGTCTAGGAGTCGATATTATCAGGGGTTGGGGAAAAATCGCTGGGGCACAAAAAGTTGCTGTAACCGGAGACGGTGCCGAAAAAATTATCACAGCCAAAGACATCATCCTTTCGCCTGGTTCAATTCCTTTTGTACCTCCAGGAATTGAAGTAGACGGCAAAACTGTCTTTACTAGCGACCAAGGTGTGAAGTTAGAGTCTCTACCAGACTGGGTGGCGATTATTGGCAGTGGTTACATTGGCTTGGAATTTTCTGATGTTTACTCAGCTTTGGGTTGTGAAATCACCTTGATTGAAGCCCTAGATCAGTTAATGCCAGGATTTGACCGCGATATTGCCAAACTTGCCGAACGGGTGCTGATTACTCCCCGTGATATTGAAACGAAAGTGGGGATATACGCCAAAAAAGTCACCCCTGGTTCACCAGTGGTAATTGAATTAGCAAATTTCAAAACCAAAGAAGATGTAGATGTCATCGAAGTAGATGCTTGCTTAGTGGCTACAGGACGCATTCCAGCGACCAAAAATCTTGGTTTAGAGTCTGTGGGTATAGAACTCGATCGGCGGAATTTTATCCCAGTTGACGATCGCATGGCAGTGCTATCAGCTGGTGAAGTAGTACCAAATGTCTGGGCAATTGGCGATGCTAATGGGAAGATGATGTTAGCACATGCGGCTTCTGCTCAGGGCATCATCGCGGTAGAAAATATAGTTGGGAGGGAAAGAATAGTAGACTATCGCAGCATCCCTGCAGCAGCTTTTACCCACCCAGAAGTTAGCTATGTAGGTTTAACAGAAACCGCAGCGAAGGAATTGGGACAAACCGAAGGGTTTGAAATCGCCACAAGTCGGAGTTACTTCAAAGGGAATTCCAAAGCGTTGGCAGAAAATGAAGCCGACGGTATTGCCAAAGTGATATATCGCAAAGACACCGGAGAAGTCTTAGGCGTTCACATTTTCGGGCTGCACGCCTCAGACTTAATTCATGAAGCGTCAGCCGCGATTGCAAACCGTCAATCCGTCCAAAGCCTCGCACATCTAGTTCACGCCCACCCGACACTCTCGGAAGTTCTAGACGAAGCTTATAAACGAGCGATCGCAATTTAG
- a CDS encoding histone deacetylase family protein gives MLPVIYSDEFLDHKTGKYHPEKPERLTAIANALKAATFADKIDWRSPTAVSEQPLLMSMLVKAHSPAYIKKLWQIASSGGGPLDGDTPVSPRSYDVALLAVSAWLDGVEAVLKSANPAFVLARPPGHHAESDAGMGFCLFSNAAIAAFFALEQPGINRVAILDWDVHHGNGTQAIVETEARIAYCSLHQYPCYPGTGRATERGFHNNVLNLPVPPGSDIAVYQPLFERQVIPFLANFQADLLIVSAGYDGNADDPLASINLQPEDYALFTNYCLGLTRKILFGLEGGYDFDTLSQSVVATIESCLL, from the coding sequence ATGCTGCCAGTCATTTATTCCGACGAATTTTTAGATCACAAGACTGGAAAATACCATCCCGAAAAACCAGAACGTTTAACTGCGATCGCAAATGCCCTAAAAGCAGCTACATTCGCAGATAAAATTGACTGGCGATCGCCCACAGCAGTATCAGAACAGCCATTACTGATGTCTATGTTGGTTAAAGCTCATAGCCCAGCCTACATCAAAAAACTTTGGCAAATCGCTTCTAGTGGCGGCGGCCCTTTGGATGGAGATACGCCAGTTTCTCCACGCAGTTATGATGTGGCATTGTTGGCAGTTAGTGCATGGCTAGATGGTGTTGAGGCTGTGTTAAAGTCGGCTAATCCAGCTTTTGTATTAGCACGTCCCCCAGGACATCATGCAGAAAGTGATGCTGGGATGGGCTTTTGCCTATTTTCTAATGCTGCGATCGCCGCTTTCTTTGCCCTCGAACAACCCGGAATTAACCGCGTCGCCATTCTCGATTGGGATGTGCATCACGGTAATGGTACTCAGGCGATCGTTGAAACTGAAGCACGTATCGCCTACTGTTCCCTACATCAATATCCATGTTATCCGGGTACTGGGAGAGCCACAGAACGCGGCTTTCATAATAATGTATTAAATTTACCAGTACCTCCTGGTAGTGATATTGCAGTATATCAGCCACTATTTGAAAGGCAAGTCATACCGTTTTTAGCCAACTTTCAAGCGGATTTATTGATTGTGAGTGCTGGTTATGATGGCAATGCCGACGATCCTTTAGCAAGTATCAATTTGCAGCCAGAAGATTATGCTTTATTTACTAATTATTGTCTAGGGCTAACTCGTAAAATTTTGTTTGGTTTAGAAGGTGGTTACGATTTTGATACTCTTTCTCAATCAGTTGTAGCGACAATTGAATCCTGTCTACTTTAA
- the trpC gene encoding indole-3-glycerol phosphate synthase TrpC: MQIRRRSPNPAIAVSMLRYQAAVPDSAPNNILEEIVWQKEVEYDLMREKVPLQELRKQVLTAPPTRDFVAALRQGKTKPALIAEVKKASPSKGVFREDFDPVAIAQSYQQGGASCLSVLTDVKFFQGSFENLAKIRAAVDLPLLCKEFIIYAYQIYLARIHGADAILLIAAILGDQDLKYFLKIANNLKMAALIEVHSLAELDRVLALDGVSLVGINNRNLEDFSVDLQTTCQLLAARGSQLQEKNILVVSESGLHNPDNLSLVLTAGASAVLIGESLVKQPDPGAAIASILPKNF, encoded by the coding sequence ATGCAAATCCGTCGTCGTTCCCCTAATCCAGCTATTGCTGTATCCATGTTACGTTACCAGGCCGCCGTACCTGATTCAGCGCCAAACAATATCTTAGAAGAAATTGTCTGGCAAAAAGAAGTAGAATATGACCTGATGCGGGAAAAGGTTCCTTTGCAAGAATTGCGAAAGCAGGTACTGACTGCGCCGCCAACCCGTGATTTTGTTGCCGCTTTGCGCCAAGGCAAGACGAAGCCAGCGTTAATTGCCGAAGTTAAAAAAGCTTCACCAAGTAAAGGCGTTTTCCGAGAAGATTTTGACCCAGTAGCGATCGCTCAATCTTATCAGCAAGGTGGTGCTAGTTGTCTTTCCGTGCTAACCGATGTCAAGTTCTTTCAAGGTAGTTTTGAAAACTTAGCTAAGATTCGGGCTGCCGTAGATTTGCCCCTATTATGCAAAGAGTTTATCATTTATGCTTACCAAATATACTTGGCGCGGATTCACGGTGCAGATGCTATTTTGTTGATTGCGGCTATCCTGGGCGATCAAGATTTGAAATACTTCCTCAAAATTGCTAACAACTTGAAAATGGCAGCTTTGATTGAAGTCCATAGCTTGGCAGAACTTGACCGTGTGTTAGCCTTGGATGGGGTCTCCTTAGTAGGAATCAATAATCGCAATTTGGAAGATTTCTCAGTTGACTTGCAAACTACTTGCCAACTTTTAGCTGCAAGGGGTAGCCAATTGCAGGAGAAAAACATCCTTGTTGTCAGCGAATCAGGACTACACAACCCAGATAATTTGAGTTTAGTGCTTACAGCAGGTGCATCTGCTGTACTCATTGGAGAGTCTTTGGTAAAACAACCCGATCCCGGCGCTGCGATCGCCAGTATATTACCGAAAAATTTCTGA
- a CDS encoding SWIM zinc finger family protein — protein sequence MSIPQITEFTIRRHANTKSFQRGEAYYEAGAVHTVTQRGHLLQAEVAGTEARPYHVNLSFDSSGLTSANCTCAYNFDGWCKHIIATMLVCVRDSESIEQRPTLEQLLNRLDNIQTQRLLQELVKEYPLLIEAIDRHVGWMTNPIVEQTSIKPLRHRSIDPAPFRRQVRQIIRDAVRYFEEGGEEDPIAEELVSVVQTAVAFSERGEGENAIAILEAITFTCVENWDDIADYGAENDEIVGELNEAWCEAILTAELTPEEKVDIQINLEAWQDEWNADFGLVMEALRQGWDYPPLVQVLQGNITERGAWEEDVPDYADDLALIRLKILERQERYQEYLYLAEAEGQTQQYLTMLGRLGRVEEAVDAAQTQMNSIEEAFALAKALSEQGALQQSLDIAQSGLNLPGNCQYELGIWTSDLAVELGNSEAALLAIKAAFQVKPSFVDYEKMAELAGENWETVKTDLLRIIRTYSGWGTESAKVDIFLHEGLIDDAIAIASELSSYYSELIHRVMNAAIPHNPTWVIANARRRAEKIMDGGKAEYYYYAVEWLKKVRAAYLESGKKADWLSYRESLMQTHARKRKLMGMLQQKDME from the coding sequence ATGTCTATTCCCCAAATTACTGAATTTACTATCCGCCGTCATGCCAACACCAAATCTTTCCAACGCGGCGAGGCATACTATGAGGCTGGTGCTGTTCATACTGTTACCCAACGTGGTCATCTGCTTCAAGCGGAAGTTGCAGGTACTGAAGCAAGACCTTATCATGTCAATTTGAGTTTCGATAGCAGTGGGTTAACCTCAGCAAACTGCACCTGTGCCTACAACTTTGACGGGTGGTGCAAACACATTATCGCCACGATGCTTGTCTGTGTGCGTGATTCAGAAAGTATTGAACAGCGCCCCACCCTAGAACAACTACTCAATCGCCTGGATAATATCCAAACTCAAAGGCTACTGCAAGAGTTGGTAAAAGAATACCCACTACTAATTGAGGCGATTGACCGTCATGTAGGTTGGATGACGAATCCTATTGTCGAGCAAACAAGCATAAAACCCTTGCGCCACCGTAGTATTGATCCGGCTCCCTTTCGGCGGCAAGTCCGGCAAATTATCCGGGATGCTGTGCGCTACTTTGAGGAAGGGGGTGAAGAAGACCCGATTGCCGAAGAATTGGTGAGTGTGGTGCAAACTGCGGTAGCTTTTAGTGAACGAGGAGAGGGTGAAAATGCGATCGCTATTTTAGAAGCGATTACCTTTACTTGTGTGGAAAATTGGGACGACATTGCAGATTACGGTGCTGAAAATGATGAAATTGTCGGGGAATTAAATGAAGCTTGGTGTGAAGCAATTCTGACTGCTGAACTTACCCCAGAAGAAAAAGTTGATATTCAAATAAATTTGGAAGCTTGGCAAGATGAGTGGAATGCTGATTTTGGCCTAGTGATGGAAGCTTTACGGCAAGGTTGGGATTATCCGCCCCTAGTGCAAGTTCTCCAAGGTAATATTACCGAAAGGGGAGCTTGGGAAGAAGACGTGCCAGACTATGCAGATGATTTGGCACTAATTCGGCTAAAAATTCTTGAGCGTCAAGAACGTTACCAAGAATACCTATATTTAGCAGAAGCAGAAGGACAAACCCAGCAGTATCTCACAATGTTAGGGCGTTTGGGCAGAGTAGAAGAAGCAGTTGATGCTGCTCAAACCCAGATGAACTCAATAGAAGAGGCGTTTGCCCTAGCGAAAGCACTCAGCGAACAGGGGGCGTTACAGCAATCACTAGATATAGCCCAGAGTGGGTTAAATTTACCAGGGAATTGTCAGTACGAATTAGGAATTTGGACAAGTGATTTAGCTGTTGAGTTGGGTAATAGTGAAGCTGCTTTATTAGCAATTAAGGCGGCTTTTCAAGTCAAGCCCTCCTTTGTTGACTACGAAAAGATGGCAGAATTAGCTGGGGAAAACTGGGAAACTGTCAAAACAGACCTGTTGAGAATTATTCGTACTTATAGTGGTTGGGGAACAGAATCAGCCAAGGTAGATATATTCTTGCATGAGGGGCTAATTGATGATGCAATTGCGATCGCTAGTGAACTCAGTTCTTATTATTCAGAATTGATTCATCGCGTCATGAATGCCGCTATCCCTCACAATCCTACTTGGGTGATTGCTAATGCGCGTCGCCGTGCCGAAAAGATTATGGATGGAGGTAAGGCAGAATATTACTACTATGCGGTTGAATGGTTAAAAAAAGTCCGTGCCGCCTACTTGGAATCTGGCAAGAAAGCTGACTGGTTAAGCTATCGGGAAAGCTTAATGCAAACCCACGCTCGTAAACGTAAATTGATGGGAATGTTGCAGCAAAAGGATATGGAGTAA
- a CDS encoding ShlB/FhaC/HecB family hemolysin secretion/activation protein, with the protein MINKYPQNLIASQLPLSMLVLLSSIPCSQLKAQAVDTTQLPTSTFILSQQQLPPPQDLQPPVPSPVPSPELPQPLPPPAELFPPSAPTPTPDEPLPGKFPQTIVVERFEVLGSTVFSPEELALATAEFTKRPISLAEVYQARSKITDLYVRNGYITSGAYIPPQTIQSGVVKIQVVEGKLEDIQVTGTRRLNPNYVRSRLAIATSPPLNRQRLLEALQLLQLNPLIQNVSAELSAGSRTGSSLLEVKVSEAKTFSSQIVLDNGRSPSVGSFRRRLQLNEANLLGLGDSLGVAYTNTDGSNSLDANYTLPLNPRNGTLTFNYGTTSSNVIEPPFNVLDIESASRYYEVTFRQPIIQTPTQEFALGLTASRRESEASYIDIERIPFPGLGADDEGRTKVSAFRFFQEWTSRNSREVIALRSQFSLGIDILSPTINQNAPDSRFFAWQGQAQWVRLLAPETLMLLRLNTQLASRTLLPIEQFGLGGQDSVRGYRQDYLLTDNATFVSAEVQVPILRLPKIDSTLQVVPFVDFGVGWNSSDRENPNPNTLASVGLGLRWSQSDRFTVRLDWGVPLISVESNERTLQENGLYFSLLYNPF; encoded by the coding sequence ATGATTAATAAATATCCTCAGAATCTTATAGCGTCCCAATTACCACTGAGTATGCTTGTATTACTCAGCAGCATACCTTGTAGTCAACTGAAAGCTCAGGCTGTTGATACTACACAATTACCAACTAGTACTTTCATTCTTTCACAACAACAACTCCCACCACCACAAGATTTACAACCACCTGTACCTTCGCCAGTTCCCTCACCTGAACTGCCTCAGCCACTTCCCCCACCAGCAGAACTATTTCCCCCCTCTGCCCCAACTCCCACACCTGATGAACCACTACCTGGTAAGTTTCCTCAAACTATTGTTGTTGAACGGTTTGAAGTTCTTGGTAGCACAGTTTTCAGTCCCGAAGAGTTAGCCCTCGCCACTGCTGAATTTACCAAACGACCAATCTCGCTGGCTGAAGTGTATCAAGCACGTTCTAAAATTACCGATCTATACGTCAGAAATGGTTATATTACCTCTGGTGCATACATACCGCCCCAAACAATCCAATCCGGTGTTGTAAAAATTCAGGTGGTTGAAGGTAAATTAGAAGATATTCAAGTAACTGGAACTCGGCGGTTGAATCCGAATTATGTCCGCAGCCGCCTAGCAATAGCTACATCACCGCCTCTGAATCGGCAGCGTCTACTAGAAGCACTACAACTTTTGCAACTGAATCCTTTGATTCAAAACGTTTCTGCTGAACTCTCTGCAGGATCGCGGACTGGTTCGAGTCTTTTGGAAGTCAAGGTTAGTGAGGCGAAAACCTTTAGTAGCCAGATAGTTCTTGATAATGGGCGATCGCCTAGCGTTGGCAGTTTTCGCCGCCGATTACAATTAAATGAAGCCAACTTATTAGGATTGGGGGATTCTCTAGGTGTCGCTTACACTAATACCGATGGTAGCAACTCCCTTGATGCGAACTATACATTACCACTCAATCCCCGCAATGGCACACTGACTTTTAACTATGGCACTACGTCGAGTAATGTTATTGAACCTCCTTTCAACGTTTTAGATATCGAATCGGCTTCTCGCTATTACGAAGTAACATTCCGCCAGCCCATAATTCAAACTCCTACGCAAGAATTCGCCCTTGGGTTGACAGCCTCTCGCCGCGAAAGTGAAGCTTCTTATATCGATATAGAGCGAATACCTTTCCCTGGTTTAGGCGCTGATGATGAGGGACGTACCAAGGTATCTGCATTCCGATTTTTTCAAGAATGGACGAGTCGTAACAGCCGTGAAGTCATCGCCCTCCGCTCTCAATTTAGTTTGGGTATAGATATCTTGAGTCCCACGATTAATCAAAATGCTCCCGATAGCCGTTTTTTTGCTTGGCAAGGGCAAGCGCAGTGGGTACGTCTTTTAGCTCCTGAAACCTTAATGTTACTGCGTTTAAATACGCAACTAGCATCTAGAACACTTCTACCTATAGAGCAATTTGGCTTAGGTGGGCAGGATAGCGTTCGGGGCTACCGCCAAGATTACCTGCTGACAGATAATGCCACTTTTGTCTCTGCGGAAGTTCAAGTACCAATTCTGCGCTTACCTAAAATAGATAGCACGTTACAGGTTGTTCCCTTTGTAGATTTTGGTGTTGGTTGGAATAGTTCGGATAGAGAGAATCCCAACCCTAATACTTTAGCTTCTGTTGGTCTGGGGTTGCGTTGGTCACAGAGCGATCGCTTTACTGTTCGTCTTGATTGGGGCGTTCCTTTAATATCAGTTGAATCAAATGAGAGAACATTACAAGAAAACGGTCTGTATTTTAGTTTACTGTATAATCCTTTTTAA
- a CDS encoding tellurite resistance TerB family protein produces MNLFNAVLGTENQTQGALNSAEAFAVIVLAATASDGYLSVEQANSITFVLSRMKLFKGYPHEMMNRLFDQILGVIKGDGFNALFDAAKDSLSQDLRESAFAVATDLVLAEGVVAEEEKSFLNDLYQALGISREIALQIMQVILIKNRV; encoded by the coding sequence ATGAATCTATTCAACGCTGTTTTGGGTACAGAAAACCAAACCCAAGGAGCACTCAATTCAGCGGAAGCTTTTGCTGTTATTGTCTTGGCGGCAACAGCTTCAGACGGTTATCTTTCTGTTGAGCAAGCAAATTCTATCACTTTTGTGCTGTCTCGGATGAAACTTTTTAAAGGTTATCCTCATGAGATGATGAATAGGCTGTTTGACCAAATATTGGGCGTTATCAAGGGGGATGGTTTTAACGCTTTATTTGATGCAGCAAAGGATTCTCTATCTCAGGACTTGCGGGAATCAGCCTTTGCAGTAGCTACTGATTTAGTCTTAGCTGAAGGTGTTGTCGCTGAAGAAGAAAAAAGCTTCTTAAACGATCTATATCAAGCTTTAGGCATTTCTCGTGAGATAGCACTACAAATCATGCAAGTAATCTTAATTAAAAACCGGGTATAG